A genomic region of Fusarium oxysporum Fo47 chromosome VI, complete sequence contains the following coding sequences:
- a CDS encoding uncharacterized protein (of unknown function-domain containing protein), with amino-acid sequence MTTSATTAGNGLHQNHASFLERFNARQAQNRAAKQKPTLSVEEHAAHRAQLGKVRFIKPRYSEQTEINVSGIFNKWRRYCADMKVGEWKATLENLDRGTTQDFLLYICERYKITSWGSGHEYIRQFQQLYTTINGQYMDRNDTKEVYKYYRSVLVPRFGHRAPNIDGKPVLNVDNLRVILTFNIGYDTSVFPGERHRINLAGCYQLLCYTGARPAELVDGERQKPKDGSIQELFGQSAVQSSSSESSEDQDGPTDEQSKVLHSLLCQETVGRGRPKALCYEDIQMMIVRHPATGRCMPAMAIKFVHHKGADNKPKPTIFYFTPTRKLLFCAVSTILSLALHDNAFDAPSLTDAAVIFRSRPPRFKHCIPLRWKKSMLKTPVFRRYRGTELSADEAMLYSKLRDDIGQQSLDSGHERKWTPRFARRGAGNAANGDAPDSVRDQMMRQDPRFMTFQSAYLNEIANFDLQNAFLEEEKESQLFRLFAHVSLMRDPRATADMVPDEVWANLAPDPEIVELEEQRARLKQGNYRIEGHGNEEEIRRLTNKIRTKRAYRERQVVKEYREDYFYHRPTWDIEQQARGEEEEEYTEPVIDVHIPERDRLANILCHQPDGLTEDQVLERRIEAIQLMVALCDKRETAKRHRVQQNVRAQPHIKIEPTEASSEPSPSVNQFPLLMQPGQCPDCIGDERLSLGERTFAYCRPTVRNDHFDDQHLIERERALQRGEKMVCTHPTCRTQNQGQNLEFHTMDHFRAHVQTIHRVTLRSSCQVEQRRLRKLRRRKMVKE; translated from the exons ATGACTACCAGCGCGACTACAGCCGGAAATGGTCTGCACCAAAACCATGCATCTTTTCTCGAACGCTTCAATGCCCGACAAGCACAAAATCGAGCCGCAAAGCAGAAACCCACGCTCTCGGTGGAAGAGCACGCTGCGCACAGGGCACAGCTAGGCAAAGTCCGATTCATCAAGCCCAGATACTCTGAGCAAACCGAGATCAACGTTAGCGGCATCTTCAATAAATGGAGACG GTACTGCGCTGACATGAAAGTTGGCGAGTGGAAGGCGACGCTCGAGAACCTTGACCGCGGAACGACGCAGGACTTCCTCCTCTACATCTGCGAGCGCTACAAAATCACATCATGGGGCAGCGGACACGAGTACATTCGCCAGTTCCAACAGCTTTATACGACGATAAATGGCCAGTATATGGATCGGAACGACACCAAGGAAGTGTACAAG TATTATCGCAGTGTACTCGTGCCCCGCTTCGGACACCGAGCGCCGAACATCGATGGTAAGCCGGTACTCAATGTCGACAACCTACGAGTCATCCTGACGTTCAATATCGGATACGATACATCTGTCTTCCCTGGCGAACGTCACCGCATCAACCTCGCTGGCTGCTATCAGCTCCTGTGCTATACGGGTGCGCGGCCGGCCGAGCTGGTAGATGGTGAGCGACAGAAGCCAAAGGACGGCTCCATCCAAGAACTCTTTGGCCAGAGTGCAGTTCAGTCGTCCTCTTCGGAGAGCAGTGAAGATCAGGATGGCCCTACGGATGAACAATCCAAAGTGCTCCACAGTCTTCTCTGCCAAGAAACCGTGGGACGTGGGCGTCCCAAGGCCCTGTGCTACGAGGATATCCAGATGATGATCGTTCGACACCCGGCCACTGGACGATGCATGCCAGCCATGGCCATCAAGTTCGTTCATCATAAAGGCGCTGACAACAAGCCCAAGCC TACCATCTTCTACTTCACACCCACAAGAAAGCTGCTCTTCTGCGCTGTTTCCACGATTCTTTCTCTCGCTCTCCACGACAATGCATTCGATGCTCCGAGCTTGACAGATGCAGCCGTCATATTCAGATCACGGCCACCGCGCTTCAAGCACTGCATCCCGCTCCGATGGAAGAAGTCTATGTTAAAGACCCCAGTCTTTCGCCGATATCGTGGCACGGAACTCTCAGCTGATGAGGCGATGCTGTACTCCAAGCTCAGAGATGACATAGGTCAGCAGAGCCTCGACTCGGGACATGAAAGGAAATGGACACCTCGCTTCGCTAGGAGAGGCGCTGGAAACGCAGCTAATG GAGACGCACCCGACTCCGTCCGCGACCAGATGATGCGCCAAGATCCCCGATTTATGACTTTTCAAAGTGCGTACCTCAACGAGATTGCGAATTTCGACCTCCAAAACGCGTTCctagaagaagagaaggagagccAGCTGTTCCGGCTGTTCGCACACGTCAGCCTTATGCGCGATCCTCGAGCTACGGCAGACATGGTGCCCGACGAGGTCTGGGCTAACCTGGCACCAGACCCGGAAATTGTCGAGCTCGAGGAACAGCGTGCACGATTGAAGCAGGGCAATTATCGCATCGAAGGTCATGGGAATGAGGAAGAAATCCGACGGCTCACCAACAAAATCCGCACGAAGAGAGCGTACCGCGAAAGGCAGGTCGTTAAAGAATACCGCGAGGATTATTTCTACCACCGTCCCACTTGGGACATTGAGCAGCAGGCACGgggcgaggaagaggaggagtacACAGAACCTGTCATCGATGTGCATATACCAGAACGCGACCGGCTAGCAAATATTCTTTGTCATCAGCCGGATGGCCTGACAGAGGATCAGGTTCTCGAGCGAAGGATCGAAGCAATCCAACTCATGGTGGCTCTGTGCGACAAACGCGAGACGGCCAAGCGCCATCGCGTCCAGCAAAATGTCAGGGCTCAACCGCACATCAAAATCGAACCTACCGAAGCGAGCAGTGAGCCTTCACCTAGTGTCAACCAGTTTCCTCTCCTCATGCAACCCGGACAATGCCCGGACTGCATCGGTGACGAGCGGCTCTCTCTCGGAGAACGTACCTTTGCGTACTGCCGTCCGACCGTCAGGAACGACCACTTCGATGACCAGCACTTGATCGAGCGCGAGAGGGCACTGCAACGTGGCGAGAAGATGGTGTGTACACACCCTACTTGTCGCACCCAAAACCAAGGTCAAAATCTCGAATTTCATACCATGGACCATTTTCGGGCCCATGTGCAGACGATTCATCGTGTGACGCTACGATCATCGTGCCAAGTGGAGCAAAGGCGGTTGCGCAAGCTCAGGCGTCGGAAGATGGTTAAAGAATAA